A single genomic interval of Flavihumibacter rivuli harbors:
- the leuB gene encoding 3-isopropylmalate dehydrogenase, which yields MGVEKNIAVINGDGIGPEVTEQSIKVLNAIAHQFGHKFHYTHCLMGADAIDKTGNPLPDETIEICLNSDAILFGAIGHPKYDNDPNAKVRPEQGLLKLRKSLQLYANIRPVSTYAALQHLSPLKPKQLDGVDCVIYRELTGGIYFGNKTISEDGNKASDDCVYSREEIERIAHLAFKAAQQRRKKLTLVDKANVLETSRLWRKVVQQMASQYPEVTVDFLFVDNAAMQLILNPKQFDVILTENMFGDILSDEASVITGSLGMLPSASVGNGGALFEPIHGSYPQAAGKDIANPLGSILSAAMLLDHFGLGKEAEKVRQGVQWTLENGFVTKDIDPVNFYFTSTIGELISDFVQDKFPTELHPENIQLRKSTII from the coding sequence ATGGGAGTAGAAAAAAATATCGCGGTCATCAACGGAGACGGTATTGGTCCTGAAGTAACCGAGCAATCGATAAAAGTATTGAACGCGATAGCACACCAGTTTGGCCATAAATTTCACTACACCCATTGTTTGATGGGTGCAGATGCCATAGATAAAACCGGTAATCCATTACCTGATGAAACCATTGAAATTTGCCTGAACAGCGATGCCATATTGTTTGGCGCAATCGGGCACCCGAAATATGACAATGACCCCAACGCCAAGGTACGTCCAGAACAAGGGCTGCTTAAGCTAAGGAAGTCATTGCAACTGTATGCCAATATCAGGCCCGTTAGCACCTATGCCGCGCTCCAGCATCTATCACCGCTTAAGCCCAAGCAATTGGATGGTGTGGATTGCGTGATCTACAGGGAATTGACCGGCGGCATCTATTTCGGCAACAAGACCATAAGCGAGGATGGCAATAAGGCTTCTGACGATTGTGTTTATTCCCGCGAAGAGATCGAACGCATTGCCCACCTGGCTTTTAAAGCCGCACAACAAAGAAGGAAGAAACTGACCCTTGTAGACAAGGCGAATGTTCTGGAAACTTCCCGTTTGTGGCGCAAGGTTGTTCAGCAAATGGCATCACAGTATCCGGAGGTGACCGTTGATTTTCTTTTCGTGGACAATGCTGCCATGCAGTTGATCCTGAATCCCAAACAATTTGATGTGATCCTTACAGAGAACATGTTTGGCGATATCCTTAGCGATGAAGCAAGTGTGATCACCGGCTCCCTGGGTATGTTACCCTCTGCTTCCGTAGGCAATGGTGGCGCCCTGTTTGAGCCCATCCATGGTTCCTATCCCCAGGCTGCAGGTAAGGATATTGCCAACCCACTGGGATCCATCCTTTCAGCTGCTATGTTGCTTGATCATTTTGGTCTGGGCAAGGAGGCTGAAAAAGTTAGACAAGGTGTACAGTGGACACTGGAGAATGGATTTGTGACCAAGGATATAGACCCAGTGAATTTTTACTTCACCTCTACCATCGGGGAATTGATCAGCGATTTCGTACAGGATAAGTTCCCTACAGAATTGCACCCCGAAAATATCCAGTTGAGAAAATCAACTATTATCTGA
- a CDS encoding branched-chain amino acid transaminase, whose translation MAAYYNDTTIMYLDGQLVKSSEARMDYYSQSLHYGYAVFEGIRSYRTISGATRIFKAEEHFERLQRSAEALNMPYPYRVQELIEATYAVLEKNNQQDAYIRPLVMAPANMSFAPNTESHIVIETWEMQPFLGEKLLRVMTSSFQRPNPKAFKIEAKASGHYVNSILASQEAKAKGFDEALLMDINGFIAEGPGANVFFEKDGKLFTPALGNILPGITRATVLDICSNMGIAVEEGQFTLENLKQADSVFFVGTAAEVIGWHSLDQTIFPREWEKSLGRKIQVAYKDLVTEKIESTANI comes from the coding sequence ATGGCAGCTTATTATAACGATACTACGATCATGTACCTGGACGGCCAATTGGTGAAGTCCAGTGAAGCCAGGATGGATTATTACAGCCAGTCACTGCACTATGGCTATGCCGTTTTTGAAGGGATCAGGTCTTACCGTACCATTTCCGGTGCAACAAGGATATTCAAGGCTGAAGAGCATTTCGAAAGGCTGCAGCGTTCAGCAGAAGCATTGAACATGCCCTATCCTTACCGTGTACAGGAATTGATCGAGGCTACTTATGCTGTCCTTGAAAAAAACAACCAGCAGGACGCATATATCCGTCCTTTGGTAATGGCTCCTGCCAACATGAGCTTCGCTCCTAACACGGAATCTCATATTGTAATTGAGACCTGGGAAATGCAACCTTTCCTTGGTGAAAAATTACTGAGGGTCATGACCTCCTCCTTCCAACGTCCTAATCCCAAGGCATTCAAGATAGAAGCAAAAGCATCCGGCCATTATGTTAACTCCATCCTGGCCAGCCAGGAAGCAAAGGCAAAAGGATTCGATGAAGCCCTATTGATGGATATTAACGGATTCATTGCAGAAGGTCCCGGAGCCAATGTATTCTTTGAGAAGGACGGAAAATTATTCACCCCCGCTTTAGGGAATATCCTGCCGGGCATCACGAGGGCGACCGTACTGGACATATGCAGCAATATGGGTATAGCGGTGGAAGAAGGACAGTTCACCCTTGAAAACCTTAAGCAGGCAGATTCAGTATTCTTCGTCGGCACTGCAGCAGAAGTGATCGGATGGCATAGCCTGGACCAAACAATATTTCCCCGGGAATGGGAAAAATCTCTGGGAAGAAAGATACAGGTCGCATACAAAGACCTGGTAACGGAAAAAATTGAATCAACAGCAAATATTTGA